TCACTTTTACACGGTGGCCCGGTACGTGGAACGAAACGGCCTCCGCGCCAGGCTGGCGAAGGCGGCTGAAGGCTGGCCGTATAGCAGCCTGGCCCAGCGAGCAGGCAAACAAGGCGTCGATGACGCGCCGGAATTGTCGGCATGGCCGGTGGTCCGACCGCGGAATTGGGCGGCGTGGGTGAAGCAGCCACAGACAAAAGCGGAATTAGAAGCAGTGCGACTGTCGGTGAGCCGCGGTCAGCCGTTTGGCGACGAGACCTGGCAGCGGCGGACAGCGGAACGGTTGGGCCTGGAGTTTACGCTCAACCCCCGCGGACGGCCTCGAAAGGCCACGGTTACCTAGCAAA
The Pirellulales bacterium DNA segment above includes these coding regions:
- a CDS encoding transposase produces the protein MVFHVLNRGNDRREIFDERADYEAFLRVMKETQERVPMRVLAYCVLPNHWHFLLWPANDGDLGAFMQRLTTTHVRRWHLHRHSVGRGHLYQGTYKSFPVQEDDHFYTVARYVERNGLRARLAKAAEGWPYSSLAQRAGKQGVDDAPELSAWPVVRPRNWAAWVKQPQTKAELEAVRLSVSRGQPFGDETWQRRTAERLGLEFTLNPRGRPRKATVT